One window of the Shewanella litorisediminis genome contains the following:
- the agaR gene encoding transcriptional repressor AgaR: MNILNTIERQQEIVRLTQQQGKVSVSDLSARFGVSEVTIRSDLATLDQKQLLVRSRGGAIVNTELSRELSLKEKGNCYSALKRELGAAAASLVQNGDRLLLDSGTTTEQVAHHLMQHDDLIVMTNGLNIASVLSKSESVDVMLTGGLLRKKSMSFYGSAAEKSLGDYNFNKLILGVDGFDLKAGLTTHFEKEACLNRMMVDIATEVIVVTDSSKFDQQAFHVICPLLRIHRLVTDTGIPERYAQALEKQGVQLHLVERTQ, from the coding sequence ATGAACATTCTCAACACCATAGAGAGACAACAGGAAATCGTGCGCCTGACCCAACAGCAGGGGAAGGTGTCGGTGAGCGATCTGTCGGCACGCTTCGGGGTGTCAGAGGTCACCATTCGCAGTGACCTGGCAACCCTGGATCAAAAGCAGTTGCTGGTGCGCTCCCGTGGCGGCGCCATCGTCAATACTGAGCTCAGCCGCGAGTTGTCTCTTAAGGAAAAGGGCAATTGCTACTCGGCTCTGAAACGGGAATTGGGCGCGGCGGCGGCAAGCCTGGTGCAAAACGGTGACCGGCTGCTTTTGGACTCGGGCACCACCACAGAGCAGGTCGCCCATCACCTGATGCAGCACGATGACCTTATCGTGATGACCAATGGGCTGAACATTGCCTCTGTGCTGTCCAAGTCCGAGTCGGTGGACGTGATGCTCACCGGTGGTCTGCTGCGCAAAAAATCCATGTCCTTTTACGGCAGCGCCGCCGAGAAGAGCCTGGGTGACTACAACTTCAACAAACTTATTCTCGGTGTGGACGGTTTCGACTTGAAGGCCGGACTGACCACCCATTTTGAAAAAGAAGCCTGCCTGAACCGGATGATGGTGGACATTGCCACCGAGGTGATAGTCGTGACGGATTCATCCAAGTTTGATCAGCAGGCCTTTCACGTGATCTGTCCTTTGCTTCGCATACACAGGCTGGTCACAGACACTGGCATTCCTGAGCGTTACGCCCAGGCACTCGAAAAACAAGGGGTGCAATTGCACCTGGTAGAACGCACTCAATAG
- a CDS encoding TonB-dependent receptor, with protein MSSLRTQVATLALAVSTALWITPVCAAEAEQTSKSTEEKAKQAEEAKEEDVERIAVYGIRSSIKESMYLKQNATSVVDLVVADDIGKFPDENLAEALQRIPGITITRNGGEGQNILVRGLGAGYNVTTLNGRKLASEYAGRDFNFDTIASELVNVLAVYKSPEARLTEGGIGAIVDIQTRKPLDLDGFTLQASAKGIHESRTGDIHPHASFIIGDQNDDGSLGALFSAVYSKKTLRADTYSADGFFDEDEGWGVDSAGVPVDANNNGAIDEGEIFASKIPSYMYFANAQDVRERVGSTLALQWRPTDDLTLSLDGLFSRYNTDGNRYQIGFVNYDESWTPGTPLFTDAEFDDLGRVVKMKQTGDNTMVELLNISTPRQTDTWQVGLNAQWHPTDQWSVYADAAYSQAENKNKGDNRFIVARGFVDSIGIDYSTGNTLPDVVISPALTSDQTYGAHYSYNSGTGVKDKVNDLKLEAIYEPEDSLVSKVHFGVNYVKQSKSQNAFGSRNPSQFSRGGFYLARDGYDFAPGQVFTQGEFELFRIPENVFVPANFDNFLDGENSVSPEPWPSFDYDALLAFYRSINADAADASIVATQSKSGSYEVSEAVTSAFVQVTLEDELWELPYMLNLGLRASHTQVDSSGFGYDLSKVVLDGAGNPSNNDWRAVLPVEHEGSYNNVLPSLNFRLNLQDDLLLRVSAAQTLSRPSLYALRTWANPDFVNRKEGLPTLSRGNPGVSAEEAYQGDVTLEWYYGDSSSLAAGLFVKDIQSFIENDENAMDVEGNRYMVNQPESGEYGALITGYEVAWQQSLEQWLPSPLDGFGVQLNYTYVDSEYDDPARKEQNLPFAGMSENSYNAVLYYEKYGLQGRVAYNWRSKFLVDPDAWGGPAWINAYGQLDASLSYALLENLTVFAEASNLGNDRYSGYIKRPDQVNYLERFGTQIAFGVRGSF; from the coding sequence ATGTCTTCTTTACGTACCCAAGTCGCCACTCTGGCGCTGGCGGTCAGCACCGCACTCTGGATAACACCTGTGTGCGCGGCCGAAGCCGAACAAACAAGCAAAAGTACCGAGGAAAAAGCCAAGCAAGCCGAAGAAGCCAAGGAAGAGGATGTTGAGCGTATTGCGGTTTACGGTATCCGCTCCAGTATCAAGGAGTCGATGTACCTCAAGCAAAACGCCACCAGCGTGGTGGATTTGGTGGTGGCCGATGACATTGGCAAGTTTCCCGATGAAAACCTGGCCGAAGCGCTGCAGCGTATTCCCGGGATCACCATCACCCGTAACGGCGGTGAAGGACAAAACATTCTGGTGCGCGGTCTGGGCGCCGGTTATAACGTCACCACCCTTAACGGCCGTAAACTGGCGTCAGAATATGCTGGCCGTGACTTCAACTTTGATACCATCGCCTCTGAGCTGGTGAATGTGCTGGCGGTGTACAAGTCACCCGAAGCCCGTCTCACCGAAGGTGGCATAGGGGCAATCGTAGACATTCAAACCCGCAAACCGCTGGATTTGGATGGCTTTACCCTGCAGGCGTCGGCCAAGGGCATTCACGAGTCTCGCACCGGCGATATCCATCCCCATGCCTCTTTCATCATTGGCGATCAGAATGATGACGGCAGCCTGGGCGCACTCTTCTCCGCCGTGTATTCGAAAAAGACCCTGAGGGCAGATACCTATTCCGCCGACGGTTTCTTCGATGAAGACGAAGGTTGGGGTGTGGACAGTGCCGGGGTGCCCGTGGATGCCAACAACAATGGCGCCATTGATGAAGGGGAAATTTTCGCCTCCAAGATCCCCAGCTACATGTACTTTGCCAACGCCCAGGACGTCCGTGAGCGCGTCGGCTCTACCCTCGCCCTGCAGTGGCGCCCAACGGATGATTTAACCCTGAGCCTCGATGGCCTCTTTTCCCGCTACAACACCGACGGTAACCGCTATCAGATTGGTTTTGTGAACTATGACGAATCCTGGACACCGGGCACCCCGCTGTTTACCGATGCCGAGTTCGACGATTTGGGCCGGGTGGTCAAAATGAAGCAGACCGGTGATAACACCATGGTGGAGCTGCTGAACATTTCAACCCCGCGCCAGACCGATACCTGGCAGGTGGGCCTGAACGCCCAGTGGCACCCCACTGACCAATGGTCTGTATACGCAGACGCGGCCTATTCCCAGGCCGAAAACAAAAACAAGGGTGACAACCGCTTCATCGTGGCACGGGGCTTTGTGGACAGCATCGGCATCGACTACAGCACCGGCAATACCCTGCCGGATGTGGTGATAAGCCCGGCACTCACCTCTGACCAAACCTACGGTGCTCACTACAGCTACAACAGCGGTACCGGGGTAAAAGACAAGGTTAATGACCTCAAACTCGAAGCCATCTATGAACCCGAAGACAGCCTGGTGAGTAAGGTCCACTTTGGTGTGAACTATGTCAAACAGTCCAAGAGCCAGAACGCCTTTGGCTCACGTAACCCCAGCCAGTTCAGCCGTGGCGGTTTTTACCTGGCCCGCGACGGATACGACTTTGCCCCGGGTCAGGTATTTACCCAGGGCGAATTTGAGCTGTTCCGCATTCCGGAAAACGTATTTGTGCCCGCCAACTTCGATAACTTCCTCGACGGGGAAAACAGCGTATCTCCGGAGCCCTGGCCAAGCTTTGACTATGATGCCCTGCTGGCCTTCTACCGCTCCATCAACGCCGATGCCGCCGATGCAAGCATAGTCGCGACCCAGAGCAAGTCCGGCAGCTACGAGGTGTCTGAAGCCGTGACCTCTGCCTTCGTGCAGGTCACCCTGGAAGATGAGCTGTGGGAACTGCCTTACATGCTGAACCTCGGCCTGCGTGCCAGCCACACCCAGGTGGACTCCAGTGGCTTTGGTTACGACCTGTCCAAAGTGGTACTCGACGGCGCCGGCAACCCCAGCAATAACGACTGGCGCGCAGTGTTGCCGGTGGAACATGAAGGCAGTTACAACAACGTGCTGCCGAGCCTGAACTTCCGCCTGAACCTGCAGGACGATTTGCTGCTGCGCGTCTCTGCCGCCCAAACCCTGAGCCGCCCATCCCTGTATGCCCTGCGTACCTGGGCCAACCCCGACTTCGTCAATCGCAAGGAAGGATTGCCGACCCTGAGCCGTGGTAATCCCGGCGTGAGTGCAGAAGAGGCCTATCAGGGCGATGTGACGCTGGAGTGGTACTACGGTGACAGCAGCTCACTGGCGGCCGGTTTGTTTGTGAAGGATATTCAATCCTTTATCGAAAACGATGAAAACGCCATGGACGTGGAAGGCAACCGCTATATGGTCAACCAGCCTGAGTCAGGCGAGTATGGTGCCCTGATCACAGGTTACGAAGTGGCCTGGCAGCAGTCGCTGGAACAATGGCTGCCTTCACCCCTGGATGGTTTTGGCGTGCAGCTGAACTACACCTATGTGGACAGCGAATATGACGACCCGGCACGCAAAGAGCAGAACCTGCCCTTCGCCGGTATGTCTGAAAACTCCTATAACGCGGTGCTCTACTACGAGAAATACGGTTTGCAGGGTCGTGTTGCCTACAACTGGCGCAGCAAGTTCCTGGTGGATCCTGATGCCTGGGGCGGTCCTGCCTGGATAAACGCCTACGGCCAGCTGGATGCCAGCTTAAGCTACGCGCTGCTGGAAAACCTGACCGTGTTTGCTGAAGCCTCCAACCTCGGCAACGACCGTTACTCTGGCTACATCAAGCGCCCGGATCAGGTGAACTACCTGGAGCGCTTCGGCACCCAGATTGCTTTCGGTGTCAGGGGCAGCTTCTAA
- a CDS encoding ROK family protein has protein sequence MYYGLDIGGTKIALALFDDSMACVARWQIPTPVADYGQFLDEVCAQIERADELAQQHSSEVALVKPAALPKGSVGIALPGVILSDGTVLSSNVPCLNGRMVAQELTARLGRPVALGNDCRCFALSEVMLGAGVGFERVLGVILGTGLGGGVCISKKLILGAHCLAGEFGHIGLPASVIIKHQLPLFECGCGLSGCAETYVSGTGLGRLYQHFGGAADTYTWLADYRAGKAAAITTFEAYMDALGSVLAGQILSLDPDCLVFGGGISEVNEIIAALPDATARHLFASAKLPEFRVAEFGAASGVRGAALLGKALGEDCLAGASSEETDADEIQRRHHG, from the coding sequence ATGTATTACGGACTGGATATCGGCGGCACCAAGATTGCGCTCGCCTTATTTGATGACAGCATGGCCTGCGTGGCACGCTGGCAGATCCCGACCCCAGTAGCGGATTATGGCCAGTTTTTGGACGAGGTCTGCGCCCAGATAGAGCGGGCCGATGAACTGGCGCAGCAACACTCATCTGAAGTGGCTCTTGTGAAGCCTGCCGCGCTGCCCAAGGGCTCGGTGGGCATTGCGCTGCCCGGGGTTATCCTCAGCGACGGCACCGTGCTATCAAGCAATGTGCCTTGCCTCAATGGTCGCATGGTGGCTCAGGAGCTCACAGCCCGTCTTGGCAGACCGGTCGCCCTTGGGAATGATTGTCGCTGCTTTGCTCTGTCGGAAGTCATGCTTGGTGCTGGCGTGGGGTTTGAGAGAGTGCTTGGGGTTATCCTCGGCACAGGTCTTGGCGGCGGAGTCTGTATCAGTAAGAAACTGATTTTAGGCGCCCATTGCCTTGCCGGCGAGTTTGGCCATATTGGTCTGCCGGCCTCTGTCATCATCAAACATCAACTTCCGCTGTTCGAATGTGGCTGCGGCTTAAGCGGCTGCGCCGAAACCTATGTCTCGGGTACTGGCCTTGGCCGCCTGTACCAGCATTTTGGCGGTGCTGCCGATACCTATACCTGGCTTGCGGACTACCGGGCAGGAAAGGCCGCGGCCATTACCACTTTTGAAGCCTATATGGATGCCCTTGGCAGCGTGCTAGCGGGGCAAATCCTGAGTCTCGACCCCGACTGCCTGGTGTTCGGTGGCGGTATTTCCGAGGTCAATGAAATCATAGCCGCCCTGCCAGATGCGACCGCAAGGCACCTCTTTGCCAGCGCCAAATTGCCGGAATTTCGTGTCGCCGAGTTCGGCGCCGCCAGCGGAGTGCGCGGCGCGGCGCTGCTGGGTAAGGCGCTCGGCGAAGATTGCCTTGCCGGCGCGAGCAGCGAAGAGACGGATGCTGATGAGATACAAAGGAGGCACCATGGCTGA
- a CDS encoding SIS domain-containing protein — protein sequence MQVNDLSKTKICLEFGEDALRQPPKGSHWTAEEICQQPGLWREMAEQFVQEKGRLHDFAAPLLAMPDLRVILTGAGTSAYIGEALAPFLATQMPLVGQTVEAIATTDLVSHPHLYLHPARPTLVISFGRSGSSPESMAAIELCDALLPACYHLLLTCNPQGCMARYGEQKADRACLWLMPEGSHDRSFAMTSSFTCMYLGVLLLFAANYSALARAVTLAERLLTERVDEIARLAASPLSRVVFLGGGALQGIAREAALKLLELSAGAVMGVHESPLGFRHGPKSLIDKDSLVVVLCSSEPYARAYDMDMAAELERDGAASAVVRLCEENIGADGQTLLEDVWLTFPYILYCQLFAYFKALNLGISADNPCPGGQVNRVVQGVKIHPLSQYRLPGTGV from the coding sequence ATGCAAGTCAACGACCTATCAAAGACCAAGATCTGCCTGGAATTCGGTGAAGATGCGCTGCGTCAGCCACCTAAGGGCAGCCACTGGACGGCAGAGGAAATTTGTCAGCAGCCCGGATTGTGGCGGGAAATGGCGGAGCAGTTTGTGCAGGAGAAGGGCCGGTTGCACGACTTTGCCGCGCCGCTGCTGGCCATGCCTGACTTGCGGGTTATCCTCACAGGTGCGGGGACGTCGGCGTATATCGGCGAAGCGCTGGCTCCCTTTCTGGCGACCCAGATGCCGCTGGTGGGGCAAACGGTGGAGGCCATTGCCACCACGGATCTGGTGTCACATCCCCATCTCTACCTGCACCCGGCCAGGCCGACTCTGGTGATATCTTTCGGACGCTCCGGCAGCAGTCCCGAATCCATGGCCGCCATTGAACTGTGTGATGCCCTCTTGCCAGCGTGCTACCACCTGCTGCTGACCTGTAATCCACAGGGCTGCATGGCAAGGTACGGTGAGCAAAAGGCAGACCGTGCCTGCCTCTGGCTGATGCCGGAAGGCAGCCATGACAGAAGCTTTGCCATGACCAGCAGCTTTACCTGCATGTATCTCGGGGTGCTCCTGCTGTTTGCTGCCAACTACAGCGCCCTTGCAAGGGCGGTTACCCTGGCAGAGCGCCTGCTCACCGAGAGGGTGGATGAGATTGCCCGGCTTGCCGCATCACCGCTATCCCGGGTGGTATTTTTGGGCGGTGGCGCCCTGCAGGGTATCGCCCGGGAAGCCGCGCTCAAGCTACTGGAACTCAGTGCCGGCGCTGTGATGGGAGTGCATGAGAGTCCACTTGGTTTCCGCCATGGTCCCAAGTCCCTTATCGATAAGGATTCTTTGGTGGTGGTACTTTGCTCATCCGAGCCCTATGCACGCGCCTATGACATGGACATGGCCGCCGAGCTTGAGCGGGATGGTGCAGCCAGTGCCGTGGTGCGTCTTTGCGAAGAAAATATCGGTGCAGATGGTCAGACCTTACTCGAGGATGTCTGGCTAACCTTCCCCTATATCCTGTATTGTCAACTTTTTGCTTATTTCAAGGCCCTCAATCTTGGGATCAGCGCCGACAACCCTTGCCCCGGTGGCCAGGTGAATCGCGTGGTCCAGGGGGTCAAAATCCATCCCCTCAGCCAATATAGGTTGCCGGGAACCGGGGTATAA
- a CDS encoding class II D-tagatose-bisphosphate aldolase, non-catalytic subunit, with the protein MSVLKSIIEANKRGEQRGIFAVCSAQPLVLRAALRHGVETGSPVLIEATANQVNQFGGYTGMMPADFIRFVECLAEAEGLPRERLLFGGDHLGPVAWKHLPADEAMDNAEAMVRAFVEAGFEKIHLDASMGCQGEVEPLGDSLIAARAARLCKAAEEAACGRPLCYVIGTEVPPPGGVASLHALEVTPVPAIEQTVAAHRMAFDAAGLSDAVWQRVIALVVQPGVEFGHSDIHQYNSSLLDAQRRFIRRQPGLVYEAHSTDYQLPEHYKSLVADHFAILKVGPELTFALREALFALDHIEALLVPQAKRAGLRALCEDKMQADPKFWQHFYTDPQARDWQLGFSYSDRIRYYWPELSQAIDTLLFNLKDPIPLPLISQYLPLQYSKVLRQDLPATALSLVLDHISLVLERYEDACQLSAIKG; encoded by the coding sequence ATGTCGGTACTCAAATCCATTATTGAGGCCAACAAGCGTGGCGAGCAGCGGGGCATCTTTGCCGTCTGCTCGGCACAGCCGCTGGTCCTGCGAGCCGCTTTGCGCCACGGCGTGGAGACAGGCTCTCCGGTGCTGATTGAGGCCACGGCCAATCAGGTGAATCAATTTGGCGGCTACACCGGCATGATGCCCGCCGACTTTATCCGCTTTGTCGAATGCCTCGCCGAGGCCGAAGGCCTGCCCCGTGAGCGCCTGCTCTTTGGCGGCGACCATTTGGGCCCTGTGGCTTGGAAACATCTGCCTGCCGATGAGGCCATGGATAATGCCGAGGCCATGGTGCGTGCTTTTGTTGAAGCGGGTTTTGAGAAGATCCATCTCGATGCCAGCATGGGCTGCCAGGGTGAAGTGGAGCCATTGGGCGACAGCCTGATTGCCGCGCGGGCTGCCCGCCTTTGCAAGGCGGCGGAGGAGGCGGCCTGCGGGCGGCCACTTTGCTACGTGATTGGCACCGAAGTGCCGCCTCCCGGAGGTGTCGCCAGCCTGCATGCGCTGGAAGTGACCCCGGTGCCGGCCATCGAGCAAACCGTGGCGGCCCACAGAATGGCCTTTGACGCGGCCGGGCTCAGTGATGCGGTGTGGCAGCGGGTGATTGCCCTGGTGGTTCAGCCCGGGGTGGAGTTCGGCCACAGCGACATACATCAGTACAACAGCAGCCTGCTCGATGCGCAGCGCCGTTTTATCCGCCGCCAACCCGGGCTGGTGTACGAAGCGCACTCCACCGATTACCAGTTGCCTGAACACTATAAGTCGCTGGTGGCAGACCATTTTGCCATTCTCAAGGTTGGGCCGGAGCTGACCTTTGCCCTGCGCGAAGCGCTGTTTGCCCTTGACCATATCGAGGCGTTGTTGGTGCCACAGGCGAAGCGCGCGGGACTCAGAGCCCTGTGTGAAGACAAGATGCAGGCGGATCCCAAATTCTGGCAGCACTTTTATACCGACCCGCAGGCGCGGGACTGGCAACTGGGATTCAGCTACAGCGACCGTATTCGCTATTACTGGCCGGAACTGTCTCAGGCCATAGATACCCTGCTGTTTAATCTCAAAGACCCCATACCTTTGCCACTCATCAGCCAATACCTGCCGCTGCAATACTCCAAAGTATTGCGTCAGGACCTGCCGGCGACGGCCCTGTCGCTGGTGCTCGACCATATCAGTCTGGTGCTTGAACGCTACGAAGACGCCTGCCAGTTGAGCGCAATTAAAGGATAA
- a CDS encoding Gfo/Idh/MocA family protein — protein sequence MAGIDRRGFLKASMASVAAAALAGCASQQGGSVTPKAAGKSVMGLVVPKMAEVRVGLIGVGERGVGFIHHFNNIEGARITAICDTDPLVISRAQKIMADYGRSQPAYYSKGQQAYLDLVAREDVDIVVIATPWALHHPMAKAAMLAGKHAFVEVPMGMTIEELWDLVDTAELTQRNCMMMENVCYGRDELMVLNMVRQGLFGELLHGEAAYIHELRWQMKELDRKTGSWRTGYHAQINGNLYPTHGLGPVAQYMNINRGDRFDYLSSMSSPALGRAAYAQREFPKDHQRNQLNYICGDMNTSLIKTVKGRTIMVQHDTTTPRPYSRHNLIQGTNGVFAGFPNRIALENNGRGSFHEWDQDMEHWYGKYDHPLWTRMGREAEQNGGHGGMDFLMCWRMIYCLRNGEPLDQDVYDGAAWSAVQPLSAQSVADRGNSRDFPDFTRGVWQSAKPLGIVG from the coding sequence ATGGCGGGAATCGATCGTCGTGGATTTTTGAAGGCCTCTATGGCATCTGTGGCTGCAGCGGCGCTGGCGGGTTGTGCCAGTCAGCAGGGCGGCAGCGTAACACCCAAGGCAGCGGGCAAGTCCGTGATGGGCCTGGTGGTGCCAAAGATGGCCGAAGTGAGAGTGGGCCTCATAGGTGTGGGTGAGCGTGGTGTGGGTTTTATCCATCACTTCAATAACATCGAAGGCGCACGCATTACCGCTATCTGCGATACCGACCCTCTGGTTATCTCCCGTGCCCAAAAAATCATGGCCGATTATGGCCGCAGCCAGCCTGCCTATTACAGCAAGGGGCAGCAGGCCTATCTTGATTTGGTGGCCCGCGAAGATGTGGACATAGTGGTCATTGCCACGCCCTGGGCGCTGCATCACCCCATGGCCAAAGCTGCCATGCTGGCCGGCAAGCACGCCTTTGTGGAAGTGCCCATGGGCATGACCATCGAAGAGCTGTGGGATCTGGTGGACACCGCCGAGCTGACTCAGCGCAACTGCATGATGATGGAAAACGTCTGCTACGGCCGCGACGAACTGATGGTACTGAATATGGTGCGTCAGGGCCTCTTCGGTGAGCTGCTCCACGGTGAAGCGGCATACATACATGAACTTCGCTGGCAGATGAAAGAGTTGGACCGCAAGACCGGTTCCTGGCGTACCGGTTACCATGCCCAAATCAATGGTAACCTGTATCCCACCCACGGCCTTGGCCCGGTTGCCCAGTACATGAATATCAACCGGGGCGATCGCTTCGACTACCTCTCCTCCATGAGCTCACCGGCCCTTGGCCGCGCTGCCTATGCCCAGCGCGAGTTTCCAAAAGATCATCAGCGCAACCAGCTCAACTACATTTGCGGCGACATGAACACCAGCCTTATCAAAACCGTTAAGGGCCGGACCATCATGGTGCAGCACGATACCACCACGCCGCGCCCCTACAGCCGCCATAACCTGATCCAGGGCACCAATGGCGTCTTTGCCGGATTCCCCAACCGTATCGCCCTGGAAAACAACGGCCGTGGCAGTTTCCACGAGTGGGATCAGGACATGGAACACTGGTACGGTAAATACGATCACCCGCTGTGGACCCGCATGGGCCGCGAAGCCGAGCAGAACGGCGGCCATGGTGGCATGGACTTCCTGATGTGCTGGCGCATGATCTACTGCCTGCGTAATGGCGAGCCTTTGGATCAGGACGTATACGACGGTGCGGCCTGGTCAGCTGTGCAGCCTCTGTCTGCCCAATCGGTGGCCGACCGTGGTAATTCCCGCGACTTCCCCGACTTTACCCGTGGCGTATGGCAGAGTGCCAAGCCTCTGGGCATCGTGGGGTAA
- the nagA gene encoding N-acetylglucosamine-6-phosphate deacetylase, with protein MRYKGGTMADVGSNNLPKSLNDCLLCPEFALLGAGKESEPGSSDDDIAALVSAALVPGLWLKIRQGRIETIAREPDADLPHYRLPGILAPALIDTQVNGGGGVLINHQPTAAGINTLTQTHGLYGTGALLPTVISDNLAVMSQALEGAIAARQGGDDAVVGIHFEGPHLSLAKKGCHSPALIRPIGEAEFALYAEAVSSLGCCMVTLAPEAVSPNDVARLVALGVRVSLGHSNADVATVEASLAAGASGFTHLFNGMSGLQGREPGMVGAALASPDAYCGIILDGEHVHATSANLAWRLKGTRRLMLVTDAMSPTGTREVSFEFFGGRVHRDGMVLRDEHGSLAGSVLTMTAAVRQACAMLGVSAAEALWMATATPAAFLGLKDRGRLAPNCRADFVLLDDALYQLGRWQAGQLVAGKEPILE; from the coding sequence ATGAGATACAAAGGAGGCACCATGGCTGATGTTGGCAGTAACAACTTGCCCAAAAGCCTTAATGATTGCTTGCTTTGTCCGGAGTTTGCACTCCTTGGTGCAGGCAAAGAGTCTGAGCCAGGTTCAAGCGACGATGACATTGCGGCTTTGGTATCTGCAGCTTTGGTACCGGGGCTGTGGCTTAAAATACGCCAAGGCCGTATCGAGACCATAGCACGCGAACCGGATGCCGATTTACCCCATTACCGGCTACCGGGCATTTTGGCCCCCGCACTGATAGATACCCAGGTCAATGGCGGCGGTGGGGTGCTTATCAATCATCAGCCCACCGCGGCGGGCATCAATACGCTTACCCAAACCCACGGACTCTATGGTACCGGCGCACTCTTGCCCACGGTGATAAGCGATAACCTTGCCGTGATGAGCCAGGCGCTTGAGGGCGCCATTGCCGCAAGACAAGGGGGCGATGACGCTGTGGTCGGCATTCATTTTGAGGGGCCGCATCTGTCCCTTGCCAAAAAAGGCTGCCACAGCCCGGCGCTTATCCGTCCCATCGGTGAGGCCGAATTTGCGCTTTACGCCGAGGCCGTCTCCTCCCTCGGGTGCTGTATGGTTACCCTGGCACCGGAAGCGGTGTCGCCTAACGATGTTGCGCGTTTGGTCGCGCTCGGCGTCAGGGTCAGCCTTGGCCATTCCAACGCCGATGTTGCCACGGTCGAGGCAAGCCTTGCAGCGGGTGCCAGCGGATTTACCCACCTCTTTAATGGCATGTCGGGCCTGCAGGGCCGGGAGCCGGGGATGGTGGGTGCGGCGCTGGCCAGCCCGGATGCATATTGCGGCATTATTCTGGATGGTGAGCATGTGCACGCCACCTCCGCTAACCTGGCCTGGCGCCTCAAAGGCACTCGGCGACTCATGCTGGTCACAGACGCCATGTCGCCCACGGGCACCCGGGAAGTGAGTTTTGAGTTTTTCGGCGGCAGGGTGCACAGGGATGGCATGGTGCTCAGGGACGAACATGGGTCGCTGGCAGGCTCTGTGCTGACCATGACCGCGGCCGTGCGCCAGGCCTGCGCCATGCTCGGGGTGAGCGCGGCCGAGGCTTTGTGGATGGCAACGGCCACACCGGCGGCGTTTTTGGGGCTAAAGGACAGAGGCCGATTGGCGCCGAACTGCCGCGCCGATTTTGTGCTCCTGGATGATGCCCTTTATCAACTGGGGCGCTGGCAAGCCGGTCAACTGGTGGCAGGCAAAGAACCCATATTGGAATAA